Below is a window of Macadamia integrifolia cultivar HAES 741 chromosome 8, SCU_Mint_v3, whole genome shotgun sequence DNA.
aagaaaagagaaaaatgaaaagaagtaGAGAAATGAGCAATAAGATGGAGACCCACAAGAATCAAGACCCAGATAAAAGAAGAAACCAGAGATTATTTATCAAGACAGAGAAAGTACCAAAAAAacgttttcttgattttcttgtgAGGAATTAATTGAATTCtatttcctcttcttcaatcCATCAGTTTCATCATCCATTCTTAGCTAAGATTTCTGAAGGCcaatatgaagaagaagaaaagaaaggaaaactgGGTCTCAAAGTGGGATCCATCCaggaagggaaaggaagaagagcacGTCATGCACCGGGATctgggttcttttttttttcggctaCTGTTGAGATTTCCCATGGAGATTTTCTCTCACACACCACCTCtagtcttttttctttcttctttcttcattgaCATAATGTATACGGATTACGGAAAGCagaggaagatgatgatgatgatgatgatgataatgatgtttCATGCATGAATGAATAGATGGTTAACACTGCAACGGTGCAACCCACCCAACCcttatgtacttttttttttctttctaaactaataaaaaaaaagcatctAACCCCTCCCTTTCTCCAATCATCCCTGACCCTGACGCAGAGAAAGAGTAGTACTACTACATCTCTGTAATGTAAAAGTACTCTCTGTAGCTGCCAATCCCACTCAGAATGCGTAAAGAAAAGCAGGTGCACATCTAGCCCTTCTCTGTGTCAAGTTCCTTTCAACTACAAATCCTCTGCTTTTGCATGTGGTGAGTTGGTGGATCCATGAGTGGCTTTCCTTGGCCCCTCTCTGGTTTTACCTTTTTCACTCGCAGCAACAAAATTTTCATCTGTAACCCATTACCACACTCCATATATCCACGAGTGTTTCTCATCATTGTTCGTCTGGTCTGAGACTCTTTGAGTCCCATCAAAGAGTCTAATCTGAATATCCAGTTCTGCAAAATTTTCTCTATGACCCATGGCTGATCTTGAACTGCTTGAACTGTTTATCATCATCTTCTACTGATTATTGCAAAGTtgcattcttttttttcccattcacaaatgagaaaaaaaaaaaaccaaaaagaaggatgaagaTTTGATTTGGTGGGCCGCCATGGAGATCTGCAACTGTTAAAATTTGTCAACGGCAATGAATTACTACTGGGGCAACATAGACCAAGTTGAAACCAAATAAGATGTCATAAGCTACGATGGATCCAACGTTTAGTGTTGCAACTTTGGTTTGTCCCCACTCCCAGGTGTGATACTGTTATCACTTCACCAGTCCTCTTAAGTTAGTGGCCAATCATGTGCTCTGCTCTATAGTCTATCCCTTCTGCTTCTATAATGGGTTTGTCCTGTGAAGATGAGCCATCATGACCAAAGATTTTTTAAATCCTGAGTTACTGTTCATATTAATAGCCCCTTGAGTTCTCCATCTATATTGGTTCGATCCATATCGACAAAATGGTTTGAAACTAAGGCAGGCAAGCTCCACAACCTCTCTAAATTGCATTCTCATACTGGATTGAGAAGAGAAACAataatttcttaccaaaaagaaaaacacaggagaaacaataaatcaaaaccaaaaacgTCTCAAAACATGTGGatttataaatttaaaatatatatataaataaaaaaatttgagtaCCAGACTTTCTAGTTCCAAGATTTATATATGTTTGTATGCTCCTccatgaaaaaaaggaaaaatagagagACCCAGTGGAATTTTTATATATGCTTTTAGAATCTTATCCTTTAATGCTATAAAATTTGGCAAATGGCATTTATATCTTATGTATCAATGATGGATCTAGGAAGTTTAAGGCttcttgaatttattttttatttttatttttaaattgggAATGCTTATAAAAAGCCATCAAGTCATTGagatattattatgaaaattaAATATCATATATGATCTCTTTTTATGCTCCATTACGCTTAAAATGCTTTACTTTGGTGAATCTCAAGGATTTCTATACATTGTTTTCATGCATATTTCTAAAATTTCCACTGCATCCATGCGTATCCACAACATCTCTTAAAATCAACTTTCCAAAACTATGTCGGATTCTGATACTTTAAATCTTGCCTGCCACTCAATCAGGGACTAGTATATGAGttgggagtggggagtggggagtggggagtggggagtggggagtggggatgGGAAAATAAACCTTAGTGGTgctcagatcttcaaatccagcaaaacaagaaaattatcaCAAACGCAAATGTTGCAATAGTTGGGCATTGTTtgagatataaaaaaaattataaatttagaGAAACAGTATTAACAAATTGACATCTCATTTGATATAGATTCAAGTAGACAGTAATAGAAAGCAAAATAGATTTATGCTTATTGGAAACACCCACAACCAACTATGAAAAGGGTAGTAACAAATGAATGCAAACCATGATGGCTTGCTGCCAAATGTTGCATCTAACCGTAAAACTCTCGAGAACAGGATGAACCACAACATTATGATAGACTAATATATCACCAGAAGTCCCCACATGAACAAGATCCATccctaaaatggtgaaaacGGTTAGTATCCCGCACAATGATTTTTCTCCTTGCAATCCTCGATGCAAGCTTCATAAAGGAGTGGCAGTCCCTTGCAGATTCGAAGATTCTTCTTGATCACAATATGTGTACCAGGTGGGAAGCTTATCAGTGCAAAGGCAAGAGCCAGCTTCTCACTATGGTGCCTCAAAAGCTCTTTCTTTTGATCCTCCTCCACATCGTGCAGGTCCTGTTCAGTCTCAGCCATGTAGTctagcttcttcatctcatCAGCTAAATCCTCCAATTTGgcaaaaatatcatcaattcTAAGATGGCTTCTGTCTCCAACCATGAAGGTGTGAACCCTGCCCTTAACTTCAATCCAACTCTTCCCCATCACCTTTTTCACCCCACTGTCCTTGAGAAGCTTCCTCGACCTTGCAACTTCATCCCACCTTTTATTGGCTGCATATACGTTCGACAGCAATACATGGTTTCCTGCATTATGAGGTtcaatttcaaacaaatgttTTGCTGCAATCTCAGCCAATTCATAATTCCCATGGTTCCTGCAAGATGACAACAAAGATCCCCACATGGAAGCAGAAGCCTTAAGTGGCATTGTCTCGATCAAGTCCCAAGCTTCGTGAATCATCCCGGCCCTGCCTAGAAGATCAACCATGCATGAATAGTGGTGCACGTTGGACTCCACACTTGGATCTCCATTCATCAAGTCAAAATATATCTGACCCCTTTCAATCAAACCAACATGACTACAGAcagataaaatagaaacataagTAATTTCATTTGGATATATACCCATCTGCTGCATTTTCTCAAACAGTATCATCACCTCCATGAAGCGTGCATGTCTAGCAAATCCCGAGATCATCGCATTCCACAAGACAACATTCTTCCCTTCCATGCTAGCAAATACAAAGTAAGCTTCTTCAATGCTTCCACACTTTGCATACATATCTATGAGAGAGGCAGCCACAAAAAGGTTTGAAACAAAACCAGTTCTTACCAACACTGCATGCAACTGGCTACCTTCAATAACTGCAGCCAAACTAGCGCAAGCACTAACAGCAGCAGAGAGTGTAAACTGAGACCGTTCCAACCCCATCTTTTGAGCTCTATGAAACAAAATCAGAGCCTCCTCATAAAGATCATTTTGCACATAACCAGCTACCATTGAACTCCATGTGACACCACTTCTTTCAGACATGGTATCAAATACCAGGCGAGCATCTTCAGTCAAATTACACTTTGCATAAACATCAAGCACAGCGGTACCCACAAAGACATTGGAATTCATTGCAGTTTTTAGAGCAAATGCATGTAATTGTTTGCTCTCACAGACAGCCAACTTCGCTGCACATGCACAAAGAATACTTGACAGGGTGAATTCACTTGGTGGGTTTCCTCCTTTTAACATCAGCATAAAAAGTTTAAGagcttcttcctcctccccatGCTGAGTATGTGCACCAATTATGGTATTCCAGGAAACTGGGCTTCGCTTAGGCATCCTAGCAAAGATCTGGCATGCAGACTCTAAAAGTCCACATTTTGAATACATGTTAATGAGAATATTTGATGTAAGTATGTTCTCTCCTAGACCATAAAGAACAACTCTCCCGTGGCATATCTTCCCTTCCTTAGCTGCCTTGTTCCTTGCACATCTTTGCAAGAGATTGTGTAAACTAAATAATTCATAACCATTGGTGCTGACACATATAAGACTGGCTGGGTATGTCATCTCAGATTCACCTTGGAGGAAAATTGAAAAGCATCTAGGATAAAAACTAATGGAATTGCACAATTCCCTATATTTCCGTTGTAAGGTTCTCATAGCTCAGTTTAAAACCTCATTAAGGGATGTACACTAAAAATAATTTCATTAGCCACTGCTTACAGAGAAAAGATTATAATCCTAGTTAACAAAGAACGCACAAATAGTTTCCTTACTTCAGGTTTTTTCCTTGATGACAAACTTACAAAATGTCTGTTCAAGGGGCGAGGATCAAGTTGATCTTCTTGTGGTGTCTTCTGGCTGTTGGGATTTAGactcttccttcttttccatGACTTG
It encodes the following:
- the LOC122087372 gene encoding LOW QUALITY PROTEIN: pentatricopeptide repeat-containing protein At5g04780, mitochondrial-like (The sequence of the model RefSeq protein was modified relative to this genomic sequence to represent the inferred CDS: deleted 1 base in 1 codon), producing MRTLQRKYRELCNSISFYPRCFSIFLQGESEMTYPASLICVSTNGYELFSLHNLLQRCARNKAAKEGKICHGRVVLYGLGENILTSNILINMYSKCGLLESACQIFARMPKRSPVSWNTIIGAHTQHGEEEEALKLFMLMLKGGNPPSEFTLSSILCACAAKLAVCESKQLHAFALKTAMNSNVFVGTAVLDVYAKCNLTEDARLVFDTMSERSGVTWSSMVAGYVQNDLYEEALILFHRAQKMGLERSQFTLSAAVSACASLAAVIEGSQLHAVLVRTGFVSNLFVAASLIDMYAKCGSIEEAYFVFASMEGKNVVLWNAMISGFARHARFMEVMILFEKMQQMGIYPNEITYVSILSVCSHVGLIERGQIYFDLMNGDPSVESNVHHYSCMVDLLGRAGMIHEAWDLIETMPLKASASMWGSLLSSCRNHGNYELAEIAAKHLFEIEPHNAGNHVLLSNVYAANKRWDEVARSRKLLKDSGVKKVMGKSWIEVKGRVHTFMVGDRSHLRIDDIFAKLEDLADEMKKLDYMAETEQDLHDVEEDQKKELLRHHSEKLALAFALISFPPGTHIVIKKNLRICRDCHSFMKLASRIARRKIIVRDTNRFHHFRDGSCSCGDFW